The DNA region TACGTGTTTGAACCATGCCTAATATCTACAAAGCCCAGTGAGAATAACTTAACTGTATTCACCATTCTCCATCAGCTTCATAGCATCCTCAGTTAGCTGGTCAAATACAATCTTAGTCTCAGCAGACATTTTTGCTTTTCTGTCACTGTTACCTTTTAACCTTCTCAAGGCTTGCAAGACCTATTGGAAGAATTATCTGTTAGTAAAGCCCAGCAAATGATCCTCAAACACCCCTTAACAAAGTAGATGATGcattatatatagataaattGCATCCTACTAAAGTATAATGACTTAGAATTACAAAGATATAAAGAGATCAAGTAATTGAacatgatataaaattaataatggcAGTTAGTTACAtgccaaatataattttttataacaataaatttcatttttatttttacgaaCACCATTATCCCTTTAGTTTAGTAAATTGAGAATCATCAGGTTTTTCTCTGCTaacaatgagagagagagagagagagggagagtaCCAAATCAAGTTAAAGTAAAATAGCATAGGTAACTAAGGAGTTAGCGGCAAATTTTACTTCTCTTATTTTCTGCATTAACTTGTTCCAACTTAAAAATCACAACATCAAAATTACTTATTCTTTACACATAAAGAGTATAAACTTTTAACAACTATATATTATAAGGATATAAAGTTCCTCAGCAAGAAATGTCCCAACTGCTAAgccataaagaaaataaatgtttgCCTCAATAAATAGATGATCTACTGCTTCTACTCTGGAGTGAGCTGGCAAATACATATATTGTATTTTACAATGATGCTTCAGTAGAACAAAGACATCAAAATCAGAAAATTAAGAATGACAAAATATAGGCTTACTGTTTCCCCAGGTTCAAGAACATTTGCAATGCGCCTCTTCATGATTCCAATATCTTTAGAGGAAAGGTCTGGGGGCCCCTCATCTTCGTCATCTGTTGCTACAGAGCTTAATGCAGCATATTTTGGATCAACTTCAACATTATCAAGCCATGCATCCTGTAAGGctccttaatttattaatagAACTTAAATGAAATagtcacaaataaaaaatgaaaaacaatataaatccCTCACCTTAATCTCGTTCTCTCTTATATATTCAACAAAATTTCCTGCAGCATCAAAATAACCTTCTTCCCTTTCTTTCTCTAGGTTGAAAGGCTCAATTTGAATCCCATCATCAACAAAATTCTCATTATCCTGCCACAAGATATCACCTATCACTGCCTGCCTATCCTTTATGTAGACCCAATAACAGATCACTGCGCCAATACCTTTACTATAAAAATTGCTGCCGATTTAGGAATGAATCACGCTACAAAAATACATTCGAACAACAGCCAACATACGACAAGATTTACCAGGCATACAATTGACGCTACTagaatccataaaaaaaaaaaaaaaagcattcaaCAGAAATGGTAAAGATTAATTCAGATAAAAAGTTCATCCGGGTCCATAAGTTAAGGAAAAACTTCAAAACAAACCTCATATGTCACTTCAGCAGCCGATAAATCGTTTGTGATACCTCCAGCACTCTCCCTAAGGAGTTCAGCAGTAATTTGATTTCTGAGTTTTGCCCGCTCTTTGGCAGCCGCAATTTTAGGATTCATCAAGTCAACTTCACCCTCCTCAACATTTGCTTTGTCCACCACTACTTCATCTCCTGGCTTCACTTTCTTTCCCTTTAGAAACCTTCTGAGTTTTTCCCGCTCTTTGGCAGCATTGGTAGCAGTTTTAGCATTCACCAAGTCAACTTCTTCACCCTCCTCAACATTTGCTTTGTCCACCACCACTTCATCTCCTGGCTTCACTTTCTTTCCCTTTGGAAACCTAACCCTTTTTGCTCTGTAtgaatttataaattcaatGCAAGCATATCAAAATTTAGTTCCACAAACTCATCAGAACAATAATCTCAAAAAGCTAAAACGAGCAAAAGGGGACACACACAAACGCAACATATTACCGCTAGTGggatgaattaataaaaaaacacaaaacataTTACAAAGCATTCAGTATTCATACACAAGCATAATGAATTTAAAGTAAACTAGCTTCGAAGAAGGCCAAATTTTGGGGCCAGAAATTTGAACTTGATAGGCGTTGGAGGTGATCCACAAGATAATAATCCCCGAATAAAAATAACACAGAAGCAAATATGCAATAACCTAAGTCTGAAAATCAATTCTAGCGATTACCGGAATTTTCTCAATAAGAATGAATGAAATTAGGGCTTGTGAGCGGGAAGAAGGGGAAAAGAAATTACGGTGGCTTTTTGGAGAATTCGTCGTCGTCTTCTTCCATAAAGGGGCGTTTAGCGCTACTGCGAGATGATTCTGCCGccattgaagaagaagaagcagtttAACGCTTTGAGCTTCTTCACAGAGACATAGAACAAAAGAGATTTCCCCCTTCTCTTTCAACCTCTTCTTGGCTTTATTCACTTTagataattgattaattaattaaaaacattatattacaattttaattataaatccataatataatcttaatattaaaaaatatttatttattattaattttaattatataaaaaaaacaactagtTTATATTGTACTCaaactaaaatactaattttctaatatagaaaaaaaaacaatatttttttgaaggttgataaaaaatatttaacattttttttatttaaaaataaactacattgaactttttcataaaatagAAAACTGATTAAATACGATTGTCAATATTTATGAGTATGTTtgataaatcattttaattaatctaCAACTTATTCGATAAGGTTATAAacttgtttaattaaaattgagatGCTTAATATGCAAATTTATTATACAGTGTTTTTCAAATGCtaattaagataatatttttttatcaataaatattgaaGACATTATCGGAATTTATAACGTACACAcactaaaaaattaagaactgCACCTGTTTGgtacttaaaataatatttgaacttgcaacttaaattttattattattttttgcttttgtaCTCTTAATACTTTAATAAATTCCCTTGTTACCACTTCATTTACAATTacaatatttatgaaaattatctaataataaaaaataatgtaaatcattttttttattttttgcgtTATCCGAGCTTTACTAGTTCGGATGAATGCAATTAACTAAAGATTTGTCTGGATAATGcaagactttttttttccaataaattGTCTGTTAGATAATGTGAAGTTGGAAGCTATCCACGTTCCAAATTGACATGAGATTCCATAAAACAACTTTCTTTTGGCGATCAGAAACTCCATAGATGCGTGATGTCATTTGGGATTGGTGTGAAGAAAACATAGCCCTACAAGTTTATCTTTCTaagttatctttaaatataaaaagaaaaaacaacgcAAAAAATACAGATACTATTATAGTCTAGGATCACCATATgtctataatttaaattaatttccatGTGACACTTATTAGATTTTCAatctacaagaaaaaaaattaataaaactcaatttaaagccattttttttccttatgagTATTCTATGTAGGTAGCAATGGTATTCAAGACAATATCGGACGGACATTAAATGTAAACGCTCTATGGTGTTAAATGTAGACATATCTCATGTTGGGGGAGACTAACTCTTTCAAGATACTCAACCCatgatgacatttttttttttaactaattcattTGTGTTGATTGAGTATACATTCTTTCATCCTTAATTCTATAAACTAAAATACACCCCATTTTTCATAATTGCCAAAAGATGCAGAAAATTGAGACAATGACTGTAAACTGCTCTATAAAACCTAAAGAAACAACACCTCCATGGAAAATGCACAGAGGAAATGATGCCACAAAGATATGTTTGAGAGGGAAGACAGGGTAGCAGAAATGaacaaagagagacaaaatgaTCGAGAAGCAACAATTGAAATGAGAGTAAATCCAATGAGACAGAGAGACTTACAGTGTATTATACATATAGCAGTTGGAAGATACATCAAAATGAAGAATGTCTTGGGTTTTGGGTTTGGAGGTCATTTGAGTTGAGCATCTTGTTAAGCACTGTTTTAAGAATACTGATtaaagacttaaatata from Glycine soja cultivar W05 chromosome 8, ASM419377v2, whole genome shotgun sequence includes:
- the LOC114422191 gene encoding CD2 antigen cytoplasmic tail-binding protein 2-like, whose amino-acid sequence is MAAESSRSSAKRPFMEEDDDEFSKKPPAKRVRFPKGKKVKPGDEVVVDKANVEEGEEVDLVNAKTATNAAKEREKLRRFLKGKKVKPGDEVVVDKANVEEGEVDLMNPKIAAAKERAKLRNQITAELLRESAGGITNDLSAAEVTYEDNENFVDDGIQIEPFNLEKEREEGYFDAAGNFVEYIRENEIKDAWLDNVEVDPKYAALSSVATDDEDEGPPDLSSKDIGIMKRRIANVLEPGETVLQALRRLKGNSDRKAKMSAETKIVFDQLTEDAMKLMENGEYNVYHEKQEVFDREAEGYEKLAQANYDMFADDDEHDTSKPSTDENNAVSQSSSDAINSGPEGGASQSDYVYDESSGYYYSSNLGYYYDPNTRLYYSAASGQWYSFNEETSTYEEVHEVASNVS